In Nitratireductor mangrovi, the genomic window GATCGTGACGCGCTGAGGCTATGGCGAACCGGCGGCGCTTGCGGGCCGCCTTCGCCTAATCAGCCATCAGCCGGAACGCGACGCCCGTCATCACCAGATAGGTGAAATGGTGCAGCATCTGGTCGAAGCCGTGCATCGCCCAGAAGGCGGCGGTGTCCGGCCCCTTGCCGCTTTTCAAGGCGTTGCGCGCCTTGAAATGGTCGATCAGGAAATGGACGACGAACTCGGCCGCCATGAAGGCCAGCATCGGCAAAAACGTCAGCCCTGCCAGAAGCAGCGCGGGAATTGAGCCGACGGCGTGGATGCCGGCATGGCAATAACCGCCGGGCTGGCTGAAATGCCCCTTCGCCCTGATGATCCACATCGGCTGCATGACATAGTCGGCGATGAAATGCTTGATCTGGAAAAGGGCAAGCACCCAAATCACCAGCAGCAACTCGTCGTACAAACGCTTCCTCCCGCAGGGGCCGGCCGGGCGGATGTCTCGCCGGCTCGGGCCCTGCGCCACAGTCTTGCCGCGAATGCCGCGCTTGCCAAGAGGCGATCACGATTTGGCGATCAGCCTGTTTCGTCTCGCGCCTGCGTGCGGCTGCTCGCCAGCAGCGCCGCGGTCCAGAAGCTCACCGCCAGCACCACCGCGCCGGCGATCACCACAACCAGCACGACGTCATAGCTGCCGTCATGGGCCCACAATGCCGCCGCGCCCAGCGGTGCGACCGCCTGAACGAGGTGCATCGGCGCCGTCAGTGCGCCGTTGATCGCGCCGTAGGCGTTGCGGTCGACCATCTCCGGCACCGCCAGCCCGCGCACGATGGTGATCATGCCGTTGGCGGCGCCATAGCCAAGCGCGATTGCGGCGAGCACGAAGAAGTCGGGTGGCGCGAAGGCGAAACCGGCCGCCGCGAGCGGAAAGATCGGCACGATGAACGAGCCGATGCGGCGCACCGGCGCTTCCGCCATCAGGAGCCATACCAGCACCCGCCCGGCCACTTGCGCCGGCCCGATCACCGCGATCACCGCGACGACGGCCGCGGCATCGAGCCCCTTTTCCAGCAGGATCGGATAAAGGTGGAAAGTCAGCACCGAGAACGCGCCGGCATAGGCGACGAGCGCCAGCGCCAGTGCCCAGAACACCGGCAGCCGCATGGCGCGACTGACGGCGCTGGCACCCGAGAGAGAAGCGACGCCGGTCACCGCGCGAGAGGCCGGGGCGCGGTCTTTTTCCGGATCGATGGCGACGAAATAGAGCGTCGCGCAGATGACGATGTTGACACCGGCAAGCACCAGCAACGCCTGGCGCCAGCCGCCGCCATCGATCAGCAACTGGATGAAGGGCACGAACACGGTGCTTGCGAAGCCGCCCCAAAGCGTCAGCGCCGTGATGCCTCGCCGGGCGCCGTCCGGTCCCGCGCGCCGCGCGATCACCGCGAACGCCGGCTCGTAGAGCGTTGCCGCCTGCAGGCCGCCGATCGCGGCAAAGATCAGATAAAACGCCGGCAGGCTCCCGACCTGCGACCACGCCGCGAGCAGCAAGCCGGCGGCCAGCGAAGCACCGGTCATCACGAAGCGCCCGTGGCCGCGGTCGATCGCCGCGCCGACCGGAAACGCGGCGATGCCTGCCAGGACCAGCCCGGTCGTCACCGCCAAGTAGAGATCGGGCTTGGCCCAGCCGAGATCGCTCCGCATCGCCTCCGCGATCAGCGGAAACGAATAGAAAAGCGACCCCCATGAGCATATCTGGGCAATGCCGAGCGCCGTGATCATCCAACGCAGATTGGGAGCGGAAGACGCCTGTTCGCGCCCGGAAGCGGCTTTCACCCGGCGTTCCCGCAACAACCGGCGCTCTCGGTCGCCCCTTCCCGCCGTTCAATAGCGTTGCCGCAGCCGCACCCGTCGCGCCCTTCGGCTTTCGCCTCGGCATCCATCGCGCAGCAGGCCTCGACCTGTTTTGGCGCCGGGCCGCCACAACAGCCCCCCTGACGATCCGCCGCGCTCGCGTCGCCGCCCGAACTGGCTGCCCTGGGTTTCAGCATCCTTTGCTCCTTCCCGGCTCCGCACGCGGCGGGCCGCAGTCAGCGTCGGCGCAACATTCGTCGACGAGATAGCCTATCAAGGCCTGCATCTGCGTATAGCTCGCTCGGCAGATCAGCGTCGTCGCCTGGCGCTCCTGGCTAACCAGGCCAGTGTCGCAGAGGCGTTTGCAATGATGCGACAGCGTTGAGGCGGGAATGCCGAGCTTCTCCTGGACACGTCCCACGGACATGCCTTCCGCCCCGGCGCGCACGAGGATCCGGTAGATGTTCAGCCGGGTCGGGTTCCCCAGCGCCTCGAGTTGGGCCGCCACCTGTTCGTGTCTCATGAAACAAGCCGGGGCGGGAGGGCGGAAACGATCAATCTGATTTCGACAAGCATCGAACCTATGCCCGGTTGGCCGATCTCACTGCGAGCGCTGGTTGACCCGTCTTGCGACCTCCGCCGCGCTTTCCACCCGCTCCGAATAGCGGTCGGTCAGATAGCTGGTCTTGTCGCGAAGCAGCAGAGTGAACTTCATCAGTTCTTCCATCACGTCGACGATCCGGTTGTAGTAGGAGGACGGCTTCATCCGGCCCTCGGCGTCGAACTCGTTGAATGCCTTGGCCACCGACGACTGGTTCGGGATGGTGACCATCCGCATCCAGCGGCCGAGAACGCGCAACTGGTTCACCGCGTTGAAGCTCTGCGAGCCGCCGCAGACCTGCATGACGGCGAGGGTACGGCCTTGTGTTGGCCGCACGCCGCCCAGCGATAGCGGCAGCCAGTCGATCTGCGCCTTCATGATGCCGGTCATCGCGCCGTGCCGCTCCGGCGAGCACCAGACCTGGCCCTCCGACCACATCGACAGTTCGCGCAGTTCCCTGACCTTCGGATGGTCCGCCGCAGCGGAATCGGGCAACGGCAGTCCCGCGGGGTTGTAGATGCGCACTTCGGCACCGAGCCTGCGCAGGATGCGCGCCGCTTCCTCGGTAGCAAGCCTCGAATAGGACCGCTCCCGCAGCGAACCGTACATCATGAGGATACGCGGCGCGTGCGACGAGCGCGGCGGGTCGAACAGCGCTTCGGCATCGATGGGCCGGAGCTGCTCCTCGGCAAGATTGGGGAAGCTTTCCGTTGGCTGGGTGGCATCGGTCATTGGCATTCTCGTCGGCGCACGTTGCAGCGCCACTCATATATTTCGATATTTCTAGAAAAATAGCTAGAGCTGTACGAGCGCGCGGTCAACCCTGTTTCGATTGCTGTCGAAATCAGGAAGTACGGCGGCCGCCCTGGCCAGACACGACCTCGCCGTCCTCCTTGGTGAACGCTCCGATATCGGCGTTCGGCAGAAGCTCGAGCACGCGTTCCGACGGCCGGCACAGCGCCGCGCCCTTCTCTGTCAGGACGATAGGCCGGTTGATCAGGATCGGATGCGCCATCATGAATTCGACCAGTTCGTCGTCGCTCCAGCGATCTTCGCCGAGGCCGAGTTCATGATAGGGCGTGCCCTTCTCGCGCAGGAGTTCGCGCGGCGAAATCCCCATCGCCGCGATCAGTTCGACCAGCTTTTCGCGCGAGGGCGGGGTCTTCAGATATTCGATCACCTCGGGCTCCTCGCCCGCTTGCCGGATCATCGCCAGCGTGTTGCGCGAAGTCCCGCATTTGGGATTGTGGTAGATGGTGATCGTCATTCGGCTGCCTCGTAGCGTTGATCGTTGGCCGCATTTTTCGGGCTTTTCACCGCCGCGAGCAACCACCCAGCCAGCGCGACGGCCAGCGCGGCCCCGGCCATTTCGGCAATGATGAAGCCCGGAAGGTCGGCCGGCCGGATCCCGGAAAAGGTGTCCGAGAAGGCGCGTGCGATCGCCACCGCCGGGTTGGCGAATGAGGTCGAGGCGGTGAACCAATAGGCGGCGGTGATATAGAGCCCAACCAGCCAGGGTATGGCGTCCGGCCGGTGGCGCAACCCGGCCAGGATCGTGAACACCAGCCCGAAGGCCGCGACCAGTTCGGCGAACCATTGCCCCGGCCCGGTGCGCACGGTTGCCGCGAACTGCAGGATCGGCAGTTCGAACATGGCATGCGCGGCGAACGAACCGACGATGCCGCCGACGATTTGCGCCGCGACATAGGCCATCGCCGCGCCGGCGGCGATCTCGCGCTTCAGCGCGAAGGCAAAACTCACCGCCGGGTTGAAATGCGCGCCGGAGACCGGCCCGAGGATGGTGATCAGCACCACTAGGATGGCGCCGGTGGGGATCGTGTTGCCGAGCAGCGCCAGCGCCACGTCGTCGGTCAGCTTGTCGGCCATGATGCCGGAGCCGACCACGGTCGCGACCAGAAGCCCGGTGCCCAGCGCCTCTGCGGCCAGCCGGCGCGACAGATCGCTCATCGCGCCCTCACCCCGCCTCGCGCTTTTCCCGGCCGATGTCGTCGAGCCGCTTCTGCAGCGTCAGCTGGTCGATCGAGGCCAGCGGCAGGCTGGTGAACACCGAGATGCGATTGGAAAGCATGCGGTAGGTATCGGCGAAGGCGAAGTGTTTCTCCGCCTCGGTCCCCTCGACGGCGGCCGGGTCCGGCACGCCCCAATGGGCCGACATCGGCTGCCCCGGCCAGACCGGGCAGGCCTCCGCGGCCGCGTTGTCGCAGACGGTGAACACGAAATCGAGTTCGGGTGCGCCGGGAGCCGCGAATTCCTCCCAGTTCTTCGAGCGCGCGAAGCCGGTATCGTGGTTCATCGTCTTCAGCAATTGCAGCGTGAAGGGATGCACCTCGCCCTTGGGCTGCGACCCGGCCGAAAAGCCGTTGAAGCGGCCGGCCCCGACGCGGTTGATGATCGCCTCGGCGATGATCGAGCGCGCCGAATTTCCGGTGCACAGGAAAAGCACGTTGTAGATCTTGTCGGTCATTGCCTGCCGCCTCCCTCGCGGCCGTTTCGGTTGCGCCCCGGGCTTAGCGGCAGGTCGCCGCCTCGATCGCCGGGCGGCAAAGCTCCGGCCTACCGTTGCAGCAATCTTCCATCAGATAGGCGAGCAGGTCGCGAAATCCGGTCATGTCGGCCGAATAGCGCACGCTGCGCCCGTCGCGCCGCGCCGCGATCAACCCCGCCTGCGCCAGCACCTTCAGATGCGCCGACATCGTGTTCTGCACCGCGCCGAGCCGGTCGGCGATGTCGCCCGCCGGTACCCCTTCCGGACCGGCCCGCACCAGCAGCCGGAAAACGTCGAGCCGGGTCTCCTGACCGAGTGCTGCAAGCGCGTCGAGGGCTTCGTTCTTGATCATATATCTATAATTCTGGATATCTGGATTTTATGTATAGAGGAGCGGCCGGCCGTTGGCAAGCCCATGCGCGGCGCCAAAAGATCTCACCCGTCGCCGCCCCTGACCGGGCACCCGCCGAAGGCACTTGACTCCTTCTCATATCAGAGAAATTATCCCTTATATGAGCGAACTCATTCTCGAAACCGCCGACCGCCGCCTTGCCGAGCGTTTGCGCACCCTGCGCGGCGAAAACGGCTGGTCGCTGGACGAACTCGCCGCCCGCGCCGGGGTCAGCCGCGCCACGCTGTCGCGGCTGGAAAACGCCGAGGTCAGCCCCACGGCGCACGTCCTCGGCCGCCTCTGCTCGGTCTACGGCCTGCAGATGTCACGCCTGATGATGATGGTCGAGGCCGGCTTCGCGCCGCTGCGCCGCGCCGGCGAGCAGCCGCTCTGGAGCGACCCCGAGACCGGCTTTCGCCGCCGCGTCGTGTCGCCGCCTTCCGGGGCGCTCGCCGGCGAGGTCATCGAGGGTGATATCCCGGCCGCCACCTCGATCCGCTACGACCATCCCTCGCGCCCCGGACTCGAGCATCACCTGGTTTTGCTCGATGGCTGCCTTCGCGTCACCGTCGACGAGGCGGCGCACGACCTTGGCCCCGGCGACTGCCTGCGCTACCGGCTCGCCGGCCCGAGCGAATTTGCCACCCCTGAGCGCTCGGGCGCTCGCTATCTGCTTTTCATGGTGTGAGAATGGACGATCAGACGGCACCCCTCATCGTCGCACTCTCCGCCCCCGAACTGGAGACGCGCCTGAACGAATTCGCTGCCCTGCTGCATGCTTGCGTCCATGCCGGCGCCTCGATCAACTTCGTCCTGCCGTTCCCGCTCCACGAGGCCGAAACCTTCTGGCGCGCGAAGGTGTTGCCTGGCCTGCGCGCCGGCACCCGCATCCTTTTCGCCGCCGAGGCCGGCGGCCGGCTGGCTGGCTCTGTCCAGCTCGACTGCGACACGCCGCCCAACCAGCCCCACCGCGCCGAGGTGTCGAAGCTGATGGTGCATCCGGATTTCCGCCGCCGCGGCATCGCGCGCGCCCTGATGGCAGCGCTCGAGCGCCGCGCCGGCGACCTCGGCCGCAGCCTGATCACGCTCGACACCCGCACCGGCGACATGGCCGAGCCGCTCTATGCATCGCTCGGCTATGTCACCGCGGGCACCATCCCCGGCTATTGCCGCGACCCGTCCGCCGACCGGCTGGACGCAACGACGATCATGTACAAGGCGCGCTGACCGGGTTACGCAGACTGCGCGAACGACGGCACGCTGTCGCCCGCCGCGACCGGCGGCCTCAGATGATTTGACCTAGGTTTGTAGGGTGCGGGCCCACTTCGCCCCACCTCCACGCATATCGTAACCCGTCACTCTCGATGCCGCGACAAACGTCGCCGCGAACAATGTGGCACCGGGAACGGCGCGGGACGCCGACGGTAGTTTGGGACGCGACTGGCACTCAGTTGTCGCCCTCAACCTGAGATGATAAGCGGTTTCCCGCCCTCGCGCGTCTAAGGAGGCATCGCCCATGAGGAAATTCGGCTTATTCGCGGCCTTCGTGCTGCTGCTCACCCTTCCTGCTTCAGCCGATGATTTGCTGAAGAGAGGGTCGCGGGGCGAAGCGGTCGCGGAATTGCAAGCCCAACTCCGAGCGTGGAACCTGCCGGTCGATCCAGACGGGGTTTTCGGCCCCCGGACAGAAACCGCCATCCGGGCTTTCCAGCGCGAGAACTTCCTGCCCGTTGATGGGGTCGTCGGCCCCAGGACCCGCGCCGTACTGGCATTCAACCTGCGCGTTGGTGGTCCTTCATTCGGCCCGCTCGGTGGCAGCGCCAACATCGGAATAGGCCACAAGGCCCTCCAGCAGCAGTTGCAAGCGAACAACACCATCGCCATCGGCACGGTCGCGGCGCAGTACGCGGTCGCGCTGGCCGACAGCACCATTGCCGGCGTCAAAGCGGCGCGCTTCATGCGAGAGGGCACCGGAGCCACCGCCTACGGCTTTCGTGCTTTGGAGCACAGCGCCAAAGCGGGCAACAACACCGCGATCGGCGACAGCGCCCTTTGGCACTCGCAGGGCACGGGCAACACCGTCGGCGGTTACGTTGCTGCGGAGGGTATGAGCCGGGGCGATGAGAACGTCATCTTCGGGCGTGCCGCCGCGAGATATCGCGACAATGGCGACCATCTGATCCTGATAGGTAATCGGGCCGGCGCGATCACGTCGAATGCCGACCGAACCAACCTGATCGACGCGAACCCGGAAGACGACGTTGGCGGCGCAATTGCCGGGGATCGCCTCGTCGGTATCGGGCACCAGGCGCTTGAGGAGTTCCTTGGCAGCGACGTGCTGGCGGCGGGTCATCGCGCCGGCCGGTCCCTGATAGGGGAGGCCGGAGCGCCGCTGCGCAGCGTTTTTCTCGGACCAGACGCCGGCCACACCGAACGGCAGAAACCGGACGCGGCCAACTCGACTGCCGTAGGTGCTGATTCATGGACGGACGCCAACAACCAGATATCGCTTGGCAACGAGGATGTGTTGCAGGTCAGGACGTGGGGTGTCTTCACCTTTTCCAGGGCTTACCCGGCGAGTGGTGAGGGTGTGCCGCCGGGTTCCCTTTTCAAGGGCGACGACGGCAAACTCCGCTTCAAGGCGGATGACGGTTCGGTTGTTTCCTTCTCCGGCGAATAGAACGTCCTGGAAGCTTCTCTGGCGTTCCTCCTCGTCACTCTCTCCGCACATCGCGCGTCGCGATGATCGGCCATCTACGACCTGTCGCTCGCGCATTGCGCTTCGCGACCGGCATACGCCATACGAGCGCACGTGCCGTCGTTGATTTGCGACCCCGTGAGGTGGCGGCGCCTGCCGCCACCGCTTGGCCGGGAGCCCGTCACTAGTCGGGCAACGGTCCGAACACCTCCTGCCCGTAGCGGCTCGCCGACGCGGCAAGCTTTTTCAGGTCGGGCGTGGCAACCTCGAGTGTCGCGCCGTCCGCGATCGGCACGCTGTTTTCGGCGATGAAGTCCGAAAAACGCCCGCCGACGGTGATCAGCACCAGCCTGGTGGGCGTGGCGCTCGTCACACGGAAACCATGCGGCACGTGGCGGGGCCCGAACGCGAACCCGCCGGAGCCGACCCTGAACCGGGTGTCGCCCACGATCGCTTCGATCTCGCCGTCGATCACGTGGAACCACTCGTCTTCCTCATGATGCACGTGCCAGGGCGAGCTTTCACCCGGCGGCAGGTGCAACTCGACGGCGTGCAGGCCGCCGGTATCGGTTCCGTTCCCCATGATGCGAGCGGTGAAGGAAAGGAATTGCCTCGGCTGCGCAACCGGTGCGAAGACCGGCGCAGCCGGGACCGTTTCCCGGATTGTCATGTGAATCTCCATCTTTACGCCAACGGCATGATCGCCTAAATTGGTGATAAACTTATTTCATGAAAATTTCTTCTCGTCAATAAGGAGAATGCATGGCCCGCACCTATCGCAAATCCCGGCGCGCCGAAGCGCAGGACGAGACGCGCGCGAGGATCGTGCAGGCAACGATGGAGCTGCATGTCGAACAGGGCGTCGCCACAACCTCGTTTCCCGAGGTGGCGGCGCGGGCAGGTGTCGGGGCGGCTACGGTCTACAGACATTTTCCGACCATGGATCTGCTCGTCGAGGCTTGCGGCACGCACTTCTGGCAACTTATCGACCCGCCGACCGCGGAACGCGCGGTGACGGCCTTCGCGGGGCTTGAATCGCGCGCCGAGCGGCTTGGGCGTCTCGTCGACGAACTCGATTCATTCTACGCCCGCGCGCAAGCGCCATTGTGGAGCGCCGTCAGGGATCAGGACAGGGTCGCCCCCCTCGCCCGGTTCCTTGCCGAGGTCGGAGACGGCGTCGGCGCGTTGGTCGCAGAGGCGTTGCGAACGGAGCGGGAGTCGGAACCGGCAAGGATCGCGTCGGCACTCCTCGACTTCACGGTCTGGCGCAGCCTGTCGGGAAGCGGCATTGACCCGTCGCAGCGCAAGGCCATCCTTTTGGCGATCGTGGAAGCAGCGCTCGGGCAAGAAGGCGACCGGCAGGAGACCTGACGGGTGTGCCGCGGACCGCGGGGCCCACTGCGACCAGCCCTGCAATCGGCGTAAGAGCCCTCAGGACCGGCGATGGGAACCCATTAGTTGAGTTGAAAGGGATTACGACTGGTGGTGTGCGCAGTCTCGGGCGAACCTGTCTCTGGGCCGGATTTCCCTGTTTACAGGGAATTTACAGGGAAAATCGCCTCTTTTCGCACTCTCCAGGCGAATTCTGCCGCGAATTGATACGCAA contains:
- a CDS encoding DUF3307 domain-containing protein, with translation MYDELLLVIWVLALFQIKHFIADYVMQPMWIIRAKGHFSQPGGYCHAGIHAVGSIPALLLAGLTFLPMLAFMAAEFVVHFLIDHFKARNALKSGKGPDTAAFWAMHGFDQMLHHFTYLVMTGVAFRLMAD
- a CDS encoding MFS transporter, which produces MKAASGREQASSAPNLRWMITALGIAQICSWGSLFYSFPLIAEAMRSDLGWAKPDLYLAVTTGLVLAGIAAFPVGAAIDRGHGRFVMTGASLAAGLLLAAWSQVGSLPAFYLIFAAIGGLQAATLYEPAFAVIARRAGPDGARRGITALTLWGGFASTVFVPFIQLLIDGGGWRQALLVLAGVNIVICATLYFVAIDPEKDRAPASRAVTGVASLSGASAVSRAMRLPVFWALALALVAYAGAFSVLTFHLYPILLEKGLDAAAVVAVIAVIGPAQVAGRVLVWLLMAEAPVRRIGSFIVPIFPLAAAGFAFAPPDFFVLAAIALGYGAANGMITIVRGLAVPEMVDRNAYGAINGALTAPMHLVQAVAPLGAAALWAHDGSYDVVLVVVIAGAVVLAVSFWTAALLASSRTQARDETG
- a CDS encoding ArsR/SmtB family transcription factor, with translation MRHEQVAAQLEALGNPTRLNIYRILVRAGAEGMSVGRVQEKLGIPASTLSHHCKRLCDTGLVSQERQATTLICRASYTQMQALIGYLVDECCADADCGPPRAEPGRSKGC
- the arsH gene encoding arsenical resistance protein ArsH, with translation MTDATQPTESFPNLAEEQLRPIDAEALFDPPRSSHAPRILMMYGSLRERSYSRLATEEAARILRRLGAEVRIYNPAGLPLPDSAAADHPKVRELRELSMWSEGQVWCSPERHGAMTGIMKAQIDWLPLSLGGVRPTQGRTLAVMQVCGGSQSFNAVNQLRVLGRWMRMVTIPNQSSVAKAFNEFDAEGRMKPSSYYNRIVDVMEELMKFTLLLRDKTSYLTDRYSERVESAAEVARRVNQRSQ
- the arsC gene encoding arsenate reductase (glutaredoxin) (This arsenate reductase requires both glutathione and glutaredoxin to convert arsenate to arsenite, after which the efflux transporter formed by ArsA and ArsB can extrude the arsenite from the cell, providing resistance.), yielding MTITIYHNPKCGTSRNTLAMIRQAGEEPEVIEYLKTPPSREKLVELIAAMGISPRELLREKGTPYHELGLGEDRWSDDELVEFMMAHPILINRPIVLTEKGAALCRPSERVLELLPNADIGAFTKEDGEVVSGQGGRRTS
- a CDS encoding aquaporin, yielding MSDLSRRLAAEALGTGLLVATVVGSGIMADKLTDDVALALLGNTIPTGAILVVLITILGPVSGAHFNPAVSFAFALKREIAAGAAMAYVAAQIVGGIVGSFAAHAMFELPILQFAATVRTGPGQWFAELVAAFGLVFTILAGLRHRPDAIPWLVGLYITAAYWFTASTSFANPAVAIARAFSDTFSGIRPADLPGFIIAEMAGAALAVALAGWLLAAVKSPKNAANDQRYEAAE
- a CDS encoding arsenate reductase ArsC, with amino-acid sequence MTDKIYNVLFLCTGNSARSIIAEAIINRVGAGRFNGFSAGSQPKGEVHPFTLQLLKTMNHDTGFARSKNWEEFAAPGAPELDFVFTVCDNAAAEACPVWPGQPMSAHWGVPDPAAVEGTEAEKHFAFADTYRMLSNRISVFTSLPLASIDQLTLQKRLDDIGREKREAG
- a CDS encoding ArsR/SmtB family transcription factor gives rise to the protein MIKNEALDALAALGQETRLDVFRLLVRAGPEGVPAGDIADRLGAVQNTMSAHLKVLAQAGLIAARRDGRSVRYSADMTGFRDLLAYLMEDCCNGRPELCRPAIEAATCR
- a CDS encoding helix-turn-helix domain-containing protein, which translates into the protein MSELILETADRRLAERLRTLRGENGWSLDELAARAGVSRATLSRLENAEVSPTAHVLGRLCSVYGLQMSRLMMMVEAGFAPLRRAGEQPLWSDPETGFRRRVVSPPSGALAGEVIEGDIPAATSIRYDHPSRPGLEHHLVLLDGCLRVTVDEAAHDLGPGDCLRYRLAGPSEFATPERSGARYLLFMV
- a CDS encoding GNAT family N-acetyltransferase, producing MDDQTAPLIVALSAPELETRLNEFAALLHACVHAGASINFVLPFPLHEAETFWRAKVLPGLRAGTRILFAAEAGGRLAGSVQLDCDTPPNQPHRAEVSKLMVHPDFRRRGIARALMAALERRAGDLGRSLITLDTRTGDMAEPLYASLGYVTAGTIPGYCRDPSADRLDATTIMYKAR
- a CDS encoding peptidoglycan-binding domain-containing protein, whose amino-acid sequence is MRKFGLFAAFVLLLTLPASADDLLKRGSRGEAVAELQAQLRAWNLPVDPDGVFGPRTETAIRAFQRENFLPVDGVVGPRTRAVLAFNLRVGGPSFGPLGGSANIGIGHKALQQQLQANNTIAIGTVAAQYAVALADSTIAGVKAARFMREGTGATAYGFRALEHSAKAGNNTAIGDSALWHSQGTGNTVGGYVAAEGMSRGDENVIFGRAAARYRDNGDHLILIGNRAGAITSNADRTNLIDANPEDDVGGAIAGDRLVGIGHQALEEFLGSDVLAAGHRAGRSLIGEAGAPLRSVFLGPDAGHTERQKPDAANSTAVGADSWTDANNQISLGNEDVLQVRTWGVFTFSRAYPASGEGVPPGSLFKGDDGKLRFKADDGSVVSFSGE
- a CDS encoding cupin domain-containing protein; translation: MTIRETVPAAPVFAPVAQPRQFLSFTARIMGNGTDTGGLHAVELHLPPGESSPWHVHHEEDEWFHVIDGEIEAIVGDTRFRVGSGGFAFGPRHVPHGFRVTSATPTRLVLITVGGRFSDFIAENSVPIADGATLEVATPDLKKLAASASRYGQEVFGPLPD
- a CDS encoding TetR/AcrR family transcriptional regulator: MARTYRKSRRAEAQDETRARIVQATMELHVEQGVATTSFPEVAARAGVGAATVYRHFPTMDLLVEACGTHFWQLIDPPTAERAVTAFAGLESRAERLGRLVDELDSFYARAQAPLWSAVRDQDRVAPLARFLAEVGDGVGALVAEALRTERESEPARIASALLDFTVWRSLSGSGIDPSQRKAILLAIVEAALGQEGDRQET